Genomic DNA from Salinibacter pepae:
CCGGACTGTTGAGGACGGTCACCCCGTGATCGTGGGCCAGTCCACTCCGCGGCCGGACCTGGCCCTCGTGCCCCTCCGGCAGCGCAAGTTTCAGGCCCGTGTCCACGAGGGCGCGGGCGCCCGGATCCAGCACGACCGGGGCGTCCGTCGGCACCGCCGCCCGCAGGTCCATGCCCGCACTCGCGGACGTCTCGTAGCTCGGCAGGGCGAGCCCCTCGGCGTGGGGCAGGCGCGTGATGGAAACGTCGATCATCGAAGCGTTCGGGATCGGAGTGAGAGATTGAGAAGGAACGTGCGGCCCCCCCGCCGGTCCGTTATTCGATGTCGCCCATGAGCCGCTTCACGGGCGGCGCGGCAAGCATCGCGACCAGGCCGCCCCCGCCAATAATGAGGGCCACCGTCGTAAACAGCCCGGACGGGTCGAGCGTCTCCAGCTGCCCGGCAATGAGTCCGGCGAACAGGTTGCCGAGGGCCGTAGAGACGAACCAGACGCCCATCATCTGGCCCACGCGGTTCTCCGGCGCGAGCTTCGTCATTGACGACAGGCCCACCGGGGAGAGGGCCAGCTCGCCGCAGGTGTGCAGGAAGTAGGTGACCACCAGCCAGTGGGCGCCCACCGGGTTCTCGGCGGTCGCCTGCGACGCGCCCCAGGCGATCACGAAGAAGCCCGCGGCCAGGCCCAGGAGGCCGAGCCCAAACTTGACGGGAATGGAGGGGTTGGCGTTGCGGTTGGCAAGCCACGTCCAGAACGACCCGAAGACCGGCGCGAGGAGGACGATGAACGTCGGGTTGATGTTTTGCAGCATGCTGGCCGGCATGGTCCAGCCGCCCGCGATCTGGTAGGCCAGATAGCCGAGGAAGCCGACCACGAGGGCGCCGAGCAGGCTCACGCCCGCCCGTCCCACCCACCAGAGGTTCTCGCGCCGAAACATGCGGTAGCCGATGTACGCCGCCGGCAGGCCGATTAGGACGAGGGCCCCCATCAGGGCCGAGGTCTGCGAAAGCGCAAACGGCCCAAAGTCGCGGGCCGTGAGGTCTCGGGCGAACAGGTTGAGCGAAGAGCCCGCCTGCTCAAAGCCGGACCAGAAGAGGGCCGACAGGAGAAACAGCCAGTAGATGACGAGGTACCGCCGCCGCTTCAGCGACACGTCGTATTGCGGGGCTGCAAGGCGGGCAATGCTCACCAGCACGAAAAACAGGACCGTCGCGCCGACCCCAATCTGGGACGCCAGCGCCGCCCCGTCCACGAACTGATTTGTGACGAGGCTGGCCACGACGAAGAAGGCGGCCATTGTCCCCACGCCCGCCCACTCGAGCGTGAGGTAGGCAAAGAAGAGGAGCGTGACGAGAATGATGCCGATTCCCACCGCCTCGGCCACCTGGGTGAGCGTGATGCTGATGACCCCGGACGTGGCCAGGAACCCAAACGCCACGATCAGGGCCGTCACCAGTGCCGTAAGGCGGTAGAAGGTGCGGCTCTTCTGTTGGACGGCCTCCTCGTCGTCGGCGTCGAGCAGCCCGGCCTCCCCCAGGTTGGGCGCGCCCAGCTTGTAGGAAATGAGCCCCACCAGCATGCCGAAGCCCGCCAGCGAGAAGCCCCAGTGCCAGCTGTAATTCTCGGCCAGCCACCCGCAGAGCGTCGGGCCCAGGATGGCCCCGAAGTTGATCCCCATGTAGAAGACCGAGAAGCCCGCGTCACGTCGGGCCCCGCCCTCCGGGTAGAGGTCCCCGACCATCGTGCTGATGTTGGGCTTCAGGAGGCCCGTGCCGACGACGATCAGAAACAGTCCGAGGTAGAAGAAGGACACGTCCGGGAGGCCAAAGGCCGGCATCGCCAGGCTGAAGTGCCCCGCGGCAATGATGCAGCCGCCGACGAAGACCGACCGCCGCTGGCCCCAGATGTTGTCCGCCACCCAGCCACCGGGCAGGGCCAGCAGATAGACAAACGCCGTGTACAGGCCGTAGACCGCCGTCGCCTTTTCGGTGCCGAAGCCGAGCCCCGGGTTCGTCGCTGCCGCGCCGGCCGGGGCCGTCATGAACAGGACGAGGAGCGCCCGTAGTCCGTAGTAGCTGAACCGCTCCCACAGCTCTGTAAAGAAGAGTGTGGCGAGGCCGCGCGGGTGCCCGAAAAAGTCCCGCCGACCGGCCACGGCCGTGGCCTCCCCCCCCGACGGCGCCCGGGCCCCTCCATTCTGCATCGACTCGTCGGACGAGGGACCGCTGGCTGCCATTTGGGACCTAGAAATCAATCGGAAAAACGCGTCGGGGGACGAAAGGGCGTGTTCAACTGGACCGTTACAGGATCCGTATGAACGCTGGGAATATAGGAGACACTCGCTGCTCTGTCTAATTCTATGTCTAAATTCACGGTGAGGACGAACTGGGAATTGACTCTGCCGTTCGGGGTGGTGGTTTTATTGCACTCGCCTTTCCCTCCGTCTTTCGCACCCGAACACCCGCGTCCACCATGGAACGCTCCTCCCGCGCCGATCTCATTTCGGAGGATTCCCATCCCGCCCGCACCCACACCTGCGGCGACCTCCACGCCGACGACAACGGCGAGGCGGTCGTCCTGAAAGGGTGGGTCGACACCCGGCGCGACCACGGCGGGCTCGTGTTCGTGGACCTGCGCGACCGCTACGGCCTCACCCAGGTCGTCTTTTCGCCGCAGGACAACCAGACGGCCTACGAGGTGGCCGGACAGCTGCGCCGGGAGGACGTGATCAGCGTACAGGGAACCGTCCGCCCGCGGGGCGAGGAGGCCGTGAACCCGGACCTGCCGACCGGGGCCATCGAGGTCAGTGCCGATGACCTGGCGGTGCTCAACACGTCCGAGACGCCGCCCTTCGTCGTGAGCGCCCACGAGGAGCGGCAGATGAACACGAACGAGGACCTGCGCTTGGCGCACCGCTACCTGGACCTCCGGCGGCCGGCCCTGCAGGAGAACATCGAGCTGCGCCACCGGCTCTACCAGACGACCCACCGCTACTTCGACGCCCACGACTTCTTGGAGGTGGAGACCCCGGTGCTCATGAAATCCACCCCGGAGGGCGCGCGCGACTTCCTCGTCCCCAGCCGCCTCCACCCGGGCCGCTTCTACGCGCTGCCGCAGTCGCCGCAGACCTACAAGCAACTGCTCATGGTGGGCGGGCTCGACCGCTACGTCCAGATCGTAAAGTGCTTCCGCGACGAGGACCTGCGGGCCGACCGCCAGCCGGAGTTTACGCAGATCGACGTGGAGATGACGTTCGCCACCGAGGAGCAGGTCTACGAGCTTACCGAGGGGCTCATGGCCGACCTCTGGGACACCCTGGAGGACACGACGCTGGAGACGCCCTTTCCGCGCATGACCTACGACGAGGCGCTGCGGACCTACGGCACCGACAAGCCGGACCTGCGCTTCGACTTGGAATTGCACGACGTGAGCGACTGCTTCGCCGGCAGCGGCTTCCGCGTCTTCGACTCGATCGTGGACGACGGCGGACACATCGTGGCCCTCCGGGTGCCCGGCGAGGGCGACCGGGGGCGCGCCGCCATGGACCGGCTGGAGGACCACGTGACCGACGAGATCGGCGCCGCCGGGCTCATCTACTTCCAGCTGCCGTCCGACGGCTCCGGGATCGAGCAGAACCTGAGCAGCGACGCCCTGCCCCACGAGTACGGGCGGGCCGCCGCCGAACAGGTGGGCGCCGAGGCGGGCGACTTGGTTCTCACGCTGGCCGGCCACGCGCCCACCGTGTTCGAGCAGGCCGGCGCCCTGCGCCTCCACATGGGCGAGGAGCTCGGCCTGCGCCCGCCCGCCGACGAGGGCGAGGACGCGTTCCTCTGGGTCACCGACTTTCCGCTGATGGAGTACGACGAGGAGGCCGGGCGCCCCGTCTCGATGCACCACCCCTTCACGGCGCCCCACCCGGACGACCTCGACCACCTCGACGAGGACCCGACGCAGGTGCAGGCGCGGGCCTACGACCTCGTGCTCAACGGCACCGAGATCGGCGGCGGCTCCATCCGCATCCACAACCACGAGACGCAAATGCAGGTCTTCGATGTCCTCGGGATCGACGCGGAGGAGGCGCAGGACCGATTCGGGTTTTTGCTCGACGCCCTCCGCTACGGCGCGCCGCCGCACGGGGGCATCGCACTCGGGCTCGACCGCCTCGTCATGCTGCTGGCCGGGGCCGATTCGCTCCGCGACGTCATCGCCTTCCCCAAGACCCAGAGCGGCAAGGAGCCAATGGTGAAGTCGCCCGACTGGGTGGACCCCGAGCAGCTGGAGACCCTCGCCCTCCGCCTCGACCTGCCCCCCGACGTGGAACCGCCGGCCCGGATCGCCCAGCGCAAGCGCCTGGCGTCGTAGGCCCTGCCCCATGTCCGACTCGCTTTATCCCCCCTTGGACCTGCAGGCCCTCCGCTCGGCCGCCCACGAGCACCTTCACTGGGGGACGTGGGCGCGGTGCATCGAGGACAACGGGATTACGATCGAGCGGCCCCGCACGACGGCCCACCCCGACCATCCGTCCATTGTCTACCCGGTCGACTACGGATACGTGAACGGCACGCGGGGCGGCGACGGCGACGCACTCGACGTGTTCGTGGGCCGCGGCACGACCGGCCTCGTGGGGGCGCTCCTGACGACCGATCACCAGCAGCGGGACCGGGAGGCCAAGCTCCTCTACGACTGTACGCCCGCCGAGGTCTACACGGCCCACGGCTTTATCAACTACGACCGGACGCTGCTGGAGGGCGTGCTGGTGCTCCGCCAAGAGATGCGGGCCCTCTGGGACGAGGGCAACGGACCGGCCCCACCCTCGGCGCAACGACCGTAGGCGGGACTCACGTCTCTTTACGCTCGTCGTATCGTCACCGTGGCCCCGACCCGATCGGCAAGCGCCCGGAGCTGGGACGGTGTGACGCCGATGTAGACCGTGTCGACGCCGGTGCGTCCCGGGTGCGCGTCGGAGCGGATCCGGTTCGTCGAGCGGCCGGCGTGGTCCGTCCCGCGGTGCCCATTGACCATCACGAGCGTCTCGACCGCGTCGTCGCCGTCCACCGCCCGAATGACCTCGGCGCGAGACGCCTTCAGGGCCCGCGAGTAGACGTAGGCGGAGCCACAGATGATGCCCCCGTATCGCTTGAGGCGGCCCGGCGGGCCCGACGACGAACTCTCGGAGCCGTTCGCAGAGTCGTGGTGCATCCCGTCGTGCCTTCGCTGTGCCGATTCCAAACCCATCGAAAGCGGACGGAGCAAGCCCGGCGGTCGTTCCATTAGTCTCGGTCTTGGCTGAGACGCCCAATGCACGCCGCCCCCCGCCCCCTAAAACGCCAGCAGGTCCTCCACCTTCGGCCGCAGCCGGGCCTCCGCAGAAAAGATCTCATCTTCCAGCGGCTTGGCGTTGGGCACCGGGAGGTCCTCGGCGGCCACTCGTGTGATGGGGGCATCGAGGAGCTCAAAGCCGATCTCGCCAAGCTCCGCCGCCACCTCGGCCCCAAAGCCGGCGGTGCGCGACGCCTCGTGCAGCACGAGCAGGCAGTTTGTTTTGTCGAGCGACTGACGGACCGTCTCCCGATCCCAGGGCACGAGCGTGCGCAGGTCCACCACCTCCAGCTCCACTCCGTTTGCTTCGGCCTGGTGTTCCGCCTCCGCCAGCGCCCAGTGCACCCCCACCCCATAGGTGACGATGGTCGCGTCGGCGCCCTCCCGCGCCACCCGTGCCTCCCCGAACGGCAGCGTGTACGCCTCCGTCGGCACCGCGCCGCGGACCGAGCGGTAGAGCTTCTTGTGCTCGAAGAAGAGGACCGGGTTGGGGTCGGCCACGGCGGTGCGGAGGAGCCCCTTCGCGTCGCGGGGCGTGGCGGGCACCACGA
This window encodes:
- the dut gene encoding dUTP diphosphatase, which encodes MIDVSITRLPHAEGLALPSYETSASAGMDLRAAVPTDAPVVLDPGARALVDTGLKLALPEGHEGQVRPRSGLAHDHGVTVLNSPGTIDADYRGEVKVLLVNHGAEPFTIERGMRIAQLVVARHARVEWVHREALEETVRGPGGFGSTGTA
- a CDS encoding peptide MFS transporter; translation: MAASGPSSDESMQNGGARAPSGGEATAVAGRRDFFGHPRGLATLFFTELWERFSYYGLRALLVLFMTAPAGAAATNPGLGFGTEKATAVYGLYTAFVYLLALPGGWVADNIWGQRRSVFVGGCIIAAGHFSLAMPAFGLPDVSFFYLGLFLIVVGTGLLKPNISTMVGDLYPEGGARRDAGFSVFYMGINFGAILGPTLCGWLAENYSWHWGFSLAGFGMLVGLISYKLGAPNLGEAGLLDADDEEAVQQKSRTFYRLTALVTALIVAFGFLATSGVISITLTQVAEAVGIGIILVTLLFFAYLTLEWAGVGTMAAFFVVASLVTNQFVDGAALASQIGVGATVLFFVLVSIARLAAPQYDVSLKRRRYLVIYWLFLLSALFWSGFEQAGSSLNLFARDLTARDFGPFALSQTSALMGALVLIGLPAAYIGYRMFRRENLWWVGRAGVSLLGALVVGFLGYLAYQIAGGWTMPASMLQNINPTFIVLLAPVFGSFWTWLANRNANPSIPVKFGLGLLGLAAGFFVIAWGASQATAENPVGAHWLVVTYFLHTCGELALSPVGLSSMTKLAPENRVGQMMGVWFVSTALGNLFAGLIAGQLETLDPSGLFTTVALIIGGGGLVAMLAAPPVKRLMGDIE
- the aspS gene encoding aspartate--tRNA ligase, whose translation is MERSSRADLISEDSHPARTHTCGDLHADDNGEAVVLKGWVDTRRDHGGLVFVDLRDRYGLTQVVFSPQDNQTAYEVAGQLRREDVISVQGTVRPRGEEAVNPDLPTGAIEVSADDLAVLNTSETPPFVVSAHEERQMNTNEDLRLAHRYLDLRRPALQENIELRHRLYQTTHRYFDAHDFLEVETPVLMKSTPEGARDFLVPSRLHPGRFYALPQSPQTYKQLLMVGGLDRYVQIVKCFRDEDLRADRQPEFTQIDVEMTFATEEQVYELTEGLMADLWDTLEDTTLETPFPRMTYDEALRTYGTDKPDLRFDLELHDVSDCFAGSGFRVFDSIVDDGGHIVALRVPGEGDRGRAAMDRLEDHVTDEIGAAGLIYFQLPSDGSGIEQNLSSDALPHEYGRAAAEQVGAEAGDLVLTLAGHAPTVFEQAGALRLHMGEELGLRPPADEGEDAFLWVTDFPLMEYDEEAGRPVSMHHPFTAPHPDDLDHLDEDPTQVQARAYDLVLNGTEIGGGSIRIHNHETQMQVFDVLGIDAEEAQDRFGFLLDALRYGAPPHGGIALGLDRLVMLLAGADSLRDVIAFPKTQSGKEPMVKSPDWVDPEQLETLALRLDLPPDVEPPARIAQRKRLAS
- a CDS encoding inorganic diphosphatase, producing the protein MSDSLYPPLDLQALRSAAHEHLHWGTWARCIEDNGITIERPRTTAHPDHPSIVYPVDYGYVNGTRGGDGDALDVFVGRGTTGLVGALLTTDHQQRDREAKLLYDCTPAEVYTAHGFINYDRTLLEGVLVLRQEMRALWDEGNGPAPPSAQRP